A section of the Streptomyces sp. Je 1-369 genome encodes:
- a CDS encoding serine/threonine-protein kinase — MSNDGGASYGPYKPTSFGLRPPQQQPGVPGQSAQGGAAHPDNPYAQPYAPPTQVVPNQAPAPAGEPEPGTGRLIAHRYRLLAKLGHGGMGTVWRAKDETVDREVAVKEPRLPDHLPERERANAFERMRREARAAARLDHPAVVNVHDVAVEDGQPWIVMELVQGRSLGAALQEGTLGAREAARIGLDVLNALDAAHQAGILHRDVKPDNVLLGRHDRVVLTDFGIARIEGETNLTDTGGFVGSPEFIAPERVLGQRPGPASDLWSLGVVLYATTEGVSPFRRNNIPATLQSVLNATPAAPASASGPLAEAINRLLAKDPAQRPDAAQVRALLEAAAKPPQPVPTQHVTVAGGGDQGRGKGIFLSRKALAVVAGVVVAAVAAGVLVALDPFEGSDAEGWEKHEAKAVSATVSVPKGYVEAKPEATDTDKSWIRYTDPSGAVFVTLDLAEKKDTSLEIAGTAAAQAYADAEKFEESGESSISDMSSDPAPAATTKETKHKDRGAAENTVTYTDSDTELPHEARILYYRTKSGDMYRLWIDYPGKGDFTERGREVAETAIADLELHKL, encoded by the coding sequence ATGAGTAATGACGGGGGAGCCTCCTACGGGCCGTACAAACCCACCAGCTTCGGCCTGCGGCCACCACAACAACAGCCGGGCGTACCCGGACAGTCCGCCCAGGGCGGTGCCGCTCACCCCGACAACCCGTACGCGCAGCCGTACGCCCCGCCCACCCAGGTCGTGCCGAACCAGGCGCCCGCGCCCGCCGGGGAACCCGAGCCCGGCACGGGTCGGCTGATCGCGCACCGCTACCGGCTGCTCGCCAAGCTCGGCCACGGCGGCATGGGCACCGTGTGGCGCGCCAAGGACGAGACGGTGGACCGCGAGGTCGCCGTGAAGGAGCCCCGCCTCCCCGACCACCTGCCGGAGCGCGAGCGGGCCAACGCCTTCGAGCGGATGCGCCGTGAGGCCCGCGCCGCCGCCCGCCTGGACCACCCGGCCGTGGTCAACGTCCATGACGTGGCGGTCGAGGACGGCCAGCCGTGGATCGTGATGGAGCTCGTCCAGGGACGTTCCCTCGGTGCCGCGCTCCAGGAGGGCACGCTGGGCGCACGCGAGGCCGCGCGGATCGGTCTCGACGTCCTGAACGCCCTGGACGCCGCGCACCAGGCGGGCATCCTGCACCGCGACGTGAAGCCCGACAACGTGCTGCTCGGCCGGCACGACCGCGTCGTCCTCACCGACTTCGGCATCGCCCGGATCGAGGGCGAGACCAACCTGACGGACACCGGCGGTTTCGTCGGGTCGCCGGAGTTCATCGCCCCGGAGCGGGTACTCGGCCAGCGGCCGGGACCGGCGTCCGACCTCTGGTCGCTCGGCGTCGTCCTGTACGCGACGACCGAGGGCGTCTCCCCCTTCCGCCGCAACAACATCCCCGCGACGCTCCAGTCCGTCCTGAACGCGACGCCCGCCGCGCCCGCGTCCGCATCGGGCCCGCTGGCCGAGGCGATCAACCGCCTGCTGGCCAAGGACCCCGCCCAGCGCCCGGACGCCGCGCAGGTCCGCGCCCTCCTGGAGGCGGCGGCGAAGCCTCCGCAGCCGGTGCCGACGCAGCACGTCACCGTCGCGGGCGGCGGCGACCAGGGGCGCGGCAAGGGGATATTCCTGAGCCGCAAGGCGCTCGCCGTCGTCGCCGGAGTGGTCGTCGCGGCGGTGGCCGCGGGCGTGCTCGTGGCACTGGATCCTTTCGAGGGCTCGGACGCGGAGGGCTGGGAGAAGCACGAGGCGAAGGCGGTCTCCGCCACCGTCTCCGTCCCGAAGGGGTACGTGGAGGCCAAGCCGGAGGCCACCGACACGGACAAGTCCTGGATCCGGTACACCGACCCCAGCGGCGCCGTCTTCGTCACCCTCGACCTCGCCGAGAAGAAGGACACCTCGCTGGAGATCGCGGGGACCGCGGCGGCCCAGGCGTACGCCGACGCGGAGAAGTTCGAGGAGAGCGGCGAGTCGTCGATCAGCGACATGTCCAGCGATCCCGCTCCCGCCGCCACGACCAAGGAGACGAAGCACAAGGACAGGGGCGCCGCCGAGAACACGGTCACGTACACCGACTCGGACACCGAGCTGCCGCACGAGGCGAGGATCCTGTACTACCGGACCAAGTCCGGGGACATGTACCGGCTGTGGATCGACTATCCCGGCAAGGGCGACTTCACCGAGCGGGGCCGCGAGGTCGCCGAGACCGCCATCGCGGACCTGGAGCTCCACAAACTCTGA